In Yersinia enterocolitica subsp. enterocolitica, one DNA window encodes the following:
- a CDS encoding 2-hydroxyacid dehydrogenase, with the protein MKNSKPSSFKQAVLIIAPVMDYLTEKLEQNFTVYKLFEVTDTAEFFAQQGENIKGIVTRGDIGVTNKVLALLPEVQIISIFGVGTDAVDLDYTRERNIIVTTTPGVLTDDVADTALGLIIATSRRLCQADKFLRAGQWPHSSLPLASKVTGKRLGVFGMGRIGQAIARRAAGFDMQIAYTDTAHIESLPYQHVPDLISLARQSDILVIAISGGKDSVGLVDKTIFAAMPNHALLINIARGSMVNQDDLIRALQQKEIGGAGLDVFADEPNVPQALIEMDNVVLLPHIASATIETRIQMSDIVFSNIQAHFAGEKAPTAITY; encoded by the coding sequence ATGAAAAACAGCAAACCATCTTCTTTCAAACAGGCCGTATTAATTATTGCCCCGGTAATGGACTATTTGACTGAGAAACTGGAACAGAATTTTACTGTTTATAAGCTCTTTGAAGTTACGGACACTGCTGAATTTTTTGCCCAACAAGGCGAGAATATTAAGGGTATTGTGACCCGTGGTGATATCGGTGTGACCAACAAAGTATTGGCGTTATTACCTGAAGTACAGATTATCTCAATATTTGGCGTAGGGACTGACGCGGTCGATTTAGACTATACCCGTGAGCGCAATATCATCGTCACCACCACTCCAGGTGTGCTGACTGATGATGTCGCCGATACCGCTCTGGGGCTGATTATCGCCACATCGCGCCGTCTCTGTCAGGCAGATAAATTCCTGCGTGCCGGTCAGTGGCCACACAGCAGCTTACCATTGGCCTCTAAAGTGACCGGCAAACGTCTGGGTGTCTTTGGTATGGGCCGCATTGGTCAAGCTATTGCCCGCCGCGCAGCCGGTTTTGATATGCAAATTGCTTATACCGACACCGCCCACATCGAAAGCCTGCCATATCAGCATGTTCCGGACTTAATCAGCCTTGCCAGACAAAGCGATATTCTGGTTATAGCCATATCGGGTGGTAAAGACAGCGTTGGTCTGGTTGATAAAACCATTTTTGCTGCGATGCCAAATCATGCTCTGCTGATTAATATTGCTCGTGGCAGTATGGTCAATCAGGATGATTTAATCCGTGCATTACAACAGAAAGAAATTGGTGGGGCAGGTTTGGATGTTTTTGCAGATGAGCCTAATGTGCCGCAGGCATTAATCGAAATGGATAATGTAGTATTACTGCCCCATATCGCCAGTGCCACCATCGAAACCAGAATTCAAATGAGTGATATTGTATTTTCAAATATTCAAGCTCACTTTGCGGGTGAGAAAGCACCTACTGCTATTACTTACTAA
- a CDS encoding substrate-binding domain-containing protein, producing the protein MKNQRVTLQDIALLAGVTKMTVSRYLRTPEKVAPETGERIAQVMAEVNYSADSEGETSLNQKSPRIGILVPSFNNQIFSDLLAGIESVTATSGYQTLVVNYNYNKEREEEQIVNLLSCQISGLILTDSEHTLRADKYLNASELPVAQVMDLEPQFNRITVGFNNYQAAYDMTATLLASGKQNVVYFGSMSDVRDRKRYQGYSQAMTDAGLAPLHITPNKVSSVSIGAGMLALARQMYPQVDAIFCTNDDMAVGVLQECLKLGMAVPAEMAISGFHGLDIGQATTPVLASVTTPRFEMGNVAAEILIKKIKKIPTIEQVDLHYRISLGGTI; encoded by the coding sequence ATGAAAAACCAGCGTGTTACGTTACAGGATATCGCGTTACTAGCAGGCGTGACTAAAATGACTGTCAGCCGCTACTTACGCACGCCGGAAAAAGTGGCTCCAGAAACCGGTGAGCGTATCGCTCAAGTGATGGCTGAAGTTAATTACAGTGCTGATTCAGAAGGGGAAACTAGCCTCAATCAAAAAAGCCCGAGAATCGGTATTTTGGTTCCCTCCTTTAATAACCAGATTTTCTCTGATTTACTGGCTGGTATCGAGTCGGTCACTGCCACCAGCGGTTATCAAACACTGGTAGTCAACTATAACTACAATAAAGAACGTGAAGAAGAACAAATAGTTAATCTGCTTTCTTGCCAGATTTCCGGGCTGATACTGACTGATTCTGAACATACCTTACGTGCGGACAAGTACCTGAATGCCTCGGAGCTTCCGGTCGCGCAAGTGATGGACTTGGAACCTCAGTTCAACCGTATTACGGTCGGTTTTAATAATTATCAGGCCGCTTACGATATGACGGCCACATTGCTGGCAAGTGGGAAGCAAAATGTTGTCTATTTCGGTTCAATGTCTGATGTGCGAGATCGTAAACGTTATCAAGGCTATAGCCAGGCAATGACGGACGCGGGGTTGGCACCACTACATATTACGCCTAATAAAGTTTCATCCGTCTCTATTGGTGCCGGGATGTTGGCATTGGCACGACAAATGTATCCGCAAGTCGATGCTATTTTCTGTACCAATGATGATATGGCGGTAGGCGTGTTACAAGAATGCTTGAAATTGGGCATGGCGGTACCAGCAGAAATGGCGATCTCCGGTTTTCATGGGTTGGATATCGGCCAGGCGACCACTCCAGTACTGGCCAGTGTTACCACTCCACGTTTTGAAATGGGCAACGTGGCCGCTGAAATCTTGATTAAGAAAATCAAAAAAATTCCGACAATTGAACAAGTTGACCTGCATTATCGTATTTCACTCGGTGGAACTATCTAA
- the idnO gene encoding gluconate 5-dehydrogenase — translation MKNLFSLENRKVLITGSAQGIGFLLAKGLAEFGAEIIINDITAERAEKAATELRDSGFVAYAAAFNVTDHDAVNDAITQIENNIGAIDILINNAGIQRRHAFTEFPEKDWDDVIAVNQKSVFLVSQAVSRYMVKRQRGKIINICSMQSELGRDTITPYAASKGAVKMLTRGMCVELARYNIQVNGIAPGYFKTDMTKALVDDKAFTDWLCKRTPAARWGDPEELIGAAVYLSSKASDFVNGHLLFVDGGMLVAV, via the coding sequence ATGAAGAATTTATTTTCGTTAGAAAACCGCAAAGTATTAATTACCGGTTCCGCTCAAGGTATTGGTTTTTTATTAGCAAAAGGTCTGGCCGAATTTGGCGCAGAAATAATAATTAATGATATTACCGCAGAACGCGCAGAAAAAGCCGCTACAGAATTACGCGACAGCGGTTTTGTTGCTTATGCCGCGGCATTTAATGTCACTGACCATGATGCTGTTAATGACGCGATTACACAAATAGAAAATAATATTGGTGCCATTGACATCTTAATTAATAATGCCGGTATTCAACGCCGCCACGCCTTTACCGAATTCCCTGAAAAAGATTGGGATGATGTGATTGCGGTAAATCAGAAATCCGTATTCTTGGTTTCACAAGCGGTTTCCCGTTATATGGTTAAACGCCAACGCGGCAAGATTATTAATATTTGTTCAATGCAAAGCGAATTAGGCCGCGACACGATCACGCCATACGCTGCCTCTAAAGGTGCCGTGAAAATGTTGACGCGTGGGATGTGTGTTGAACTGGCCCGTTACAATATTCAGGTCAATGGTATTGCGCCTGGTTATTTCAAAACGGATATGACAAAAGCACTAGTGGACGATAAAGCATTCACCGATTGGCTGTGCAAACGCACGCCAGCCGCCCGTTGGGGGGATCCGGAAGAGTTGATTGGTGCCGCGGTGTATCTCTCTTCCAAAGCATCAGACTTTGTTAATGGTCATCTGCTGTTTGTTGATGGCGGGATGTTAGTTGCAGTCTGA
- a CDS encoding gluconokinase, which yields MSGKCIIVMGVSGTGKSCVGQALAQALNAKFIDGDDLHPRANIQKMASGQPLNDSDRAPWLERLSDVAYSLQQKNEVGFLVCSALKKQYRDRLREGNQGVRFLWLTGDYDLVLRRMQQRAGHFMPESLLKSQFATLEAPDAREPDIIPIDISPDIAGVVKHCITALEQENNISHCA from the coding sequence ATGTCTGGGAAATGCATTATTGTGATGGGCGTATCCGGTACGGGTAAATCCTGTGTAGGCCAAGCGCTGGCACAGGCACTTAACGCCAAATTTATTGATGGCGATGATCTGCACCCACGTGCCAACATCCAAAAGATGGCATCAGGTCAGCCGCTTAATGATAGTGACCGTGCCCCGTGGCTTGAACGGCTAAGTGACGTGGCATATAGCCTGCAACAAAAAAATGAAGTCGGTTTTTTAGTCTGTTCAGCGCTGAAAAAACAGTATCGCGACCGTCTGCGCGAGGGCAATCAGGGAGTTCGCTTTCTGTGGTTGACGGGCGATTACGATTTGGTATTACGCAGAATGCAGCAACGGGCGGGGCATTTTATGCCGGAGAGTCTATTAAAAAGCCAGTTCGCGACACTGGAAGCCCCTGATGCCCGCGAACCAGACATCATTCCAATTGATATATCGCCCGACATTGCTGGTGTTGTTAAACACTGTATTACCGCACTGGAGCAGGAAAATAACATCAGTCACTGTGCTTAA
- a CDS encoding YhcH/YjgK/YiaL family protein, producing the protein MILDELKSAVNNPLYPDAIRRTLATISKMDLANLPAGELDIEGSEIYLNHIIASSKPLYEQAPELHRYYIDIHILLEGSEVIGASPSAQGQRPTMDFDSERDYGLLEGITTETLLTLAPGDIALLFPGELHRPMGTLGEVAPLRKIVVKVANHLI; encoded by the coding sequence ATGATACTTGATGAATTGAAAAGCGCGGTGAATAACCCACTTTACCCAGATGCAATCCGTCGCACACTGGCCACCATCAGCAAGATGGATTTAGCCAATTTACCCGCCGGTGAATTAGACATTGAAGGCAGTGAGATTTATCTCAATCACATTATTGCCTCATCGAAACCATTGTATGAGCAAGCACCTGAATTGCATCGTTATTACATTGATATTCATATTCTGCTGGAAGGCAGTGAGGTGATTGGTGCTTCACCATCAGCTCAGGGCCAGCGCCCAACGATGGATTTTGATAGCGAGCGGGATTACGGATTACTTGAAGGCATTACCACCGAAACTTTATTAACTCTGGCTCCGGGTGATATCGCCTTGCTGTTCCCTGGTGAGTTACACCGTCCAATGGGAACATTAGGCGAAGTTGCACCGCTGCGCAAGATAGTGGTTAAAGTGGCGAATCATCTTATCTAA
- a CDS encoding IS110-like element ISYen1 family transposase produces MKVSTLGIDLAKNVFQLHGVGCNGQTVLKKKLTRDKFLPFLMQLEPCLIGMEACASSHHFARVLRQYGHEVKLIPPQYVKPYVKTNKTDAADAEAICEAVARPNMRFVQIKTAEQQAILVLHTERNILIRERTACANSMRAILAEFGIIMPRTLSQLYKKVPEILEEYDNELSPFVRCSVARQLEHLQGVEDQITLIEQELSSWAKTQPACQRVMKVPGVGLMTATYLVASVGNGQQFHSAKQFAAWLGLVPREFSSGGKQRLGRISKRGDRYFRYLLVHGARAVAAVIERHKDNMPWLYRLLSKKAYNVAVVAQANKTARILWSMLVHHTEYRTLSAV; encoded by the coding sequence ATGAAAGTATCTACTCTTGGTATCGACTTGGCAAAAAATGTTTTCCAGCTTCATGGTGTCGGCTGCAACGGTCAAACTGTCCTTAAGAAGAAACTCACCCGCGATAAATTCCTCCCTTTTCTCATGCAACTTGAACCTTGCTTGATTGGCATGGAGGCCTGTGCTTCCAGTCATCATTTTGCGCGTGTTTTACGGCAGTATGGGCATGAGGTTAAACTCATTCCCCCTCAGTATGTGAAACCTTATGTCAAAACGAATAAGACGGATGCCGCTGATGCAGAAGCCATTTGTGAAGCTGTTGCACGGCCTAATATGCGTTTTGTTCAGATTAAAACGGCAGAGCAACAAGCTATTCTGGTGCTGCATACCGAGCGAAATATCCTTATCCGCGAACGCACTGCTTGTGCTAATAGTATGCGGGCCATTTTGGCTGAATTTGGCATTATCATGCCTCGCACATTAAGTCAGCTGTATAAGAAAGTCCCTGAAATACTGGAAGAATATGATAACGAGTTATCACCTTTTGTCCGTTGTAGTGTCGCACGTCAACTTGAACACCTTCAGGGTGTGGAAGATCAAATCACGTTGATCGAACAAGAACTTAGCAGTTGGGCAAAAACACAACCCGCCTGCCAGCGGGTCATGAAAGTCCCTGGTGTGGGATTGATGACGGCGACCTACCTTGTGGCGTCAGTGGGGAATGGGCAACAATTTCATTCAGCGAAACAGTTTGCTGCCTGGTTGGGATTGGTGCCGAGAGAGTTCTCCAGTGGTGGTAAGCAGAGATTGGGCCGAATCAGCAAAAGAGGTGACCGCTATTTCCGTTATCTTCTGGTCCATGGTGCGCGGGCAGTTGCAGCCGTTATTGAGAGACACAAAGACAATATGCCGTGGCTTTACAGGCTGTTGAGTAAAAAGGCCTATAACGTAGCCGTTGTGGCACAGGCCAATAAAACGGCACGTATTTTGTGGTCGATGCTGGTTCATCATACGGAATATCGAACCTTATCCGCGGTTTGA
- a CDS encoding DUF1097 domain-containing protein produces MNIILMIAITTGILSGIWGWLAVSLGLISWAGFLGCTAYFACPQGGLKGLLITLLTCVSGVFWAMMIIQGSAIQPEWTILGYVLTGIVAFLMCIQACQQWLSFVPGTFIGACATFAGNGDWKLVIVSLLVGVVFGYAMKNSGLWLAARRSQGRRSLGAPVDID; encoded by the coding sequence ATGAACATTATTCTGATGATTGCCATTACCACCGGCATTCTCTCAGGTATCTGGGGTTGGCTTGCGGTCAGCCTGGGGCTTATCAGTTGGGCGGGGTTTCTGGGCTGCACCGCCTATTTTGCCTGCCCACAAGGTGGTTTAAAAGGATTGCTGATTACGCTGCTAACCTGTGTGAGCGGGGTATTCTGGGCGATGATGATTATTCAGGGGAGTGCGATACAACCTGAATGGACCATCCTTGGCTATGTTCTAACGGGTATCGTGGCGTTTTTGATGTGTATTCAGGCCTGCCAGCAGTGGTTATCCTTTGTTCCCGGTACTTTTATCGGCGCTTGCGCTACCTTTGCCGGTAATGGTGACTGGAAACTGGTGATTGTCTCGCTGTTAGTCGGGGTAGTGTTCGGTTACGCCATGAAGAACAGCGGGTTGTGGTTGGCGGCGCGGCGGAGTCAAGGGAGGCGTTCCTTGGGAGCGCCGGTTGATATTGATTAG